One segment of Streptomyces sp. NBC_00576 DNA contains the following:
- a CDS encoding cytochrome P450, translated as MAPCPALPEGFDFTDPDLLQHRVPLPEFAELRATEPVHWVPQHPGIAGFADEGYWAVTRHADVKYVSTHPELFSSTTNTAIIRFNEHIERDAIDAQRLILLNMDPPEHTRVRQIVQRGFTPRAIRALEDNLRNRALAIAANAAARSGPFDFVTEVACELPLQAIAELIGIPQEDRLRIFEWSNKMISYDDPEYAITEEVGQQSAMELIAYAMNMSADRKQCPAKDIVTTLVAATDEGNLASDEFGFFVLMLAVAGNETTRNAITHGMHAFLTHPDQWELYKRERPETTAEEIVRFATPIVSFQRTATQDTELGGQKIKEGDRVGLFYSSANRDPEVFDSPDVFDITRDPNPHLGFGGGGPHFCLGKSLAVLEINLIFNALADAMPGLTLVGDPRRLRSAWINGVKELQVSAG; from the coding sequence ATGGCACCCTGTCCCGCGCTGCCCGAAGGGTTCGACTTCACCGACCCCGACCTGCTCCAACACCGCGTACCTCTCCCGGAGTTCGCCGAGCTGCGCGCCACCGAGCCGGTCCACTGGGTGCCCCAGCACCCCGGTATCGCGGGCTTCGCCGACGAGGGCTACTGGGCCGTCACCCGGCACGCGGACGTCAAGTACGTCTCCACGCATCCGGAGCTGTTCTCGTCCACCACCAACACGGCGATCATCCGCTTCAACGAGCACATCGAGCGCGACGCGATCGACGCCCAGCGGCTGATCCTGCTCAACATGGACCCGCCCGAGCACACCCGCGTCCGCCAGATCGTGCAGCGCGGCTTCACCCCGCGCGCGATCCGCGCCCTGGAGGACAACCTCCGCAACCGCGCGCTCGCCATCGCCGCGAACGCCGCCGCCCGCAGCGGCCCCTTCGACTTCGTCACCGAGGTCGCCTGCGAACTGCCCCTCCAGGCCATCGCCGAGCTGATCGGCATCCCCCAGGAGGACCGTCTCAGGATCTTCGAGTGGTCCAACAAGATGATCTCGTACGACGACCCGGAGTACGCGATCACCGAGGAGGTCGGCCAGCAGTCGGCCATGGAGCTCATCGCGTACGCCATGAACATGTCCGCCGACCGCAAGCAGTGCCCGGCGAAGGACATCGTCACCACGCTGGTGGCCGCGACGGACGAGGGCAACCTCGCCTCGGACGAGTTCGGCTTCTTCGTGCTGATGCTGGCCGTCGCGGGCAACGAGACGACCCGCAACGCCATCACCCACGGCATGCACGCCTTCCTCACCCACCCCGACCAGTGGGAGCTGTACAAACGCGAACGCCCGGAAACCACCGCCGAGGAGATCGTGCGCTTCGCGACCCCCATCGTCTCCTTCCAGCGAACGGCCACCCAGGACACGGAGTTGGGCGGCCAGAAGATCAAAGAGGGCGACCGTGTCGGCCTGTTCTACTCCTCCGCCAACCGCGACCCCGAGGTCTTCGACTCCCCGGACGTCTTCGACATCACCCGCGACCCCAATCCGCACCTCGGCTTCGGCGGCGGAGGCCCGCACTTCTGCCTCGGCAAGTCCCTGGCCGTCCTGGAGATCAACCTGATCTTCAACGCCCTCGCCGACGCCATGCCGGGCCTCACCCTGGTGGGCGACCCGCGCCGGCTGCGCTCGGCCTGGATCAACGGGGTCAAGGAACTCCAGGTGAGCGCGGGCTAG
- a CDS encoding steroid 3-ketoacyl-CoA thiolase translates to MAAEPVIVEAVRTPIGRRGGALANLHPAYLLGETYRELLGRTGIPADCVEQIVGGAVTQAGEQSANPTRTAWLTMGLPYETAATTVNAQCGSSQQASHMVANMIAAGVIDVGISCGVEAMSRVPLGSASKHGPGKPFPEEWNVDLPNQFEAAERIARRRGLSRENVDALGLASQERAAVAWAEERFKRETFAVQVPTTEEEQGAGQGMWRLVDRDEGLRDTSIDALASLKPIMPTAVHTAGNSSQISDGSAALLWASKRMARALKLRPRARIVAQALVGSDPHFHLDGPIDATRAVLGKAGMTLKDIDLIEINEAFASVVLSWTQVFEQDLDKVNVNGGAIALGHPVGATGARLIATALHELERVDKEFALITMCAGGALATGTIIQRL, encoded by the coding sequence ATGGCCGCGGAACCCGTGATCGTCGAAGCCGTACGCACCCCCATCGGCAGGCGCGGCGGCGCGCTCGCCAACCTGCACCCCGCCTACCTTCTGGGCGAGACCTACCGCGAACTGCTGGGCCGCACCGGCATCCCCGCCGACTGTGTCGAACAGATCGTCGGCGGCGCGGTCACCCAGGCCGGTGAACAGTCCGCCAACCCCACCCGCACGGCCTGGCTGACCATGGGTCTGCCGTACGAGACCGCGGCGACGACGGTCAACGCCCAGTGCGGCTCCTCCCAGCAGGCCTCGCACATGGTCGCCAACATGATCGCGGCGGGTGTCATCGACGTCGGCATCAGCTGCGGGGTCGAGGCCATGTCGCGGGTGCCGCTGGGATCGGCGTCCAAGCACGGCCCCGGGAAGCCGTTCCCGGAGGAGTGGAACGTGGATCTGCCCAACCAGTTCGAGGCGGCGGAACGGATCGCCCGGCGTCGGGGGCTGAGCCGGGAGAACGTGGACGCGCTGGGGCTTGCCTCGCAGGAACGGGCGGCGGTCGCCTGGGCGGAGGAGCGGTTCAAGAGGGAGACGTTCGCCGTTCAGGTGCCCACGACGGAGGAGGAGCAGGGCGCCGGGCAGGGCATGTGGCGGCTCGTCGACCGGGACGAGGGGCTGCGGGACACGTCGATCGACGCGCTGGCCTCCCTGAAGCCCATCATGCCGACCGCTGTCCATACGGCGGGCAACTCCTCCCAGATCAGCGACGGGTCGGCCGCGCTGCTCTGGGCGTCGAAGCGGATGGCGCGGGCGCTGAAGCTGCGGCCGAGGGCGCGGATCGTGGCCCAGGCGCTGGTGGGATCCGACCCCCACTTCCATCTGGACGGGCCGATCGACGCGACGCGGGCGGTGCTCGGCAAGGCGGGCATGACGCTGAAGGACATCGACCTGATCGAGATCAACGAGGCGTTCGCCTCCGTGGTGCTGAGCTGGACGCAGGTCTTCGAACAGGACCTGGACAAGGTGAACGTGAACGGCGGGGCGATCGCTCTCGGGCATCCGGTGGGCGCGACGGGCGCGCGGCTGATCGCCACGGCGCTGCATGAACTGGAGCGCGTGGACAAGGAGTTCGCGTTGATCACGATGTGCGCGGGCGGGGCACTGGCTACGGGGACGATCATCCAGCGGTTGTGA
- a CDS encoding serine/threonine-protein kinase: protein MTDEAAALRQTAAAPLRPADPERVGPYVPLALLGSGGMGRVYLARPSDDSPGLFAVKVIRPEYAEDPTFRRRFEQEALVHGRVRTPRAPRLCGTGFQDELLWMATEYLAALDLADAVREGGALEPGAVWRLVAELGQALADLAATGIVHRDLKPSNVLLSVQGAHVIDFGISKAADASAITGTGNRVGTPAYMSPEYLRTGHCDASSDVFSLAGTLIYAAAGRAPFGDGTGVDVMHRVAFEEPDAEVIGEITATDPALGALLAACLAKEPERRPTPRALIEAASRHFGASAGAPGWPEPLLGNVLERQRAYDVLYRFPVERAAELRFPGHRPNPVLPVPVPAKDAAPVPPSAPAAASAETSPGKRRPTGALAWARRPVPATAAAVALCALAALVFVLARPVDRATASPTGPAATDSADTGAEAGGASPTPGKPDGKSAPTMSGSGTETADGAAAPPPVPGSTDVDGDGDADGETDPTAPDTPTDTATGTGTGTGTGTGTPGGTGTGTTPAPSATPSPDSSSTEPATAPWVTDCTYYAGKARTALGDSGKRVKQVQCILLKRGYDIGGDVDGAFGDGLEAAMMSFQSDKGLAVDGIVKRATWDNLRATK, encoded by the coding sequence GTGACAGACGAAGCTGCCGCGCTGCGGCAGACCGCTGCCGCGCCGCTGCGCCCCGCCGACCCCGAACGCGTCGGCCCCTACGTGCCGTTGGCGCTGCTCGGCAGCGGTGGCATGGGGCGGGTCTATCTCGCGCGCCCCTCGGACGACAGCCCCGGCCTGTTCGCGGTCAAGGTGATCCGGCCGGAGTACGCCGAGGACCCCACGTTCCGGCGCCGGTTCGAGCAGGAGGCGTTGGTGCACGGCCGGGTCCGTACGCCGCGCGCACCCAGGTTGTGCGGTACGGGGTTCCAGGACGAGCTGCTGTGGATGGCCACGGAGTATCTCGCCGCGCTCGATCTCGCGGACGCCGTACGGGAGGGCGGTGCCCTGGAGCCGGGCGCCGTCTGGCGGTTGGTGGCGGAGCTGGGGCAGGCGCTCGCCGACCTCGCCGCCACGGGAATCGTGCACCGGGACCTGAAGCCCTCCAACGTGCTGCTGTCGGTCCAAGGCGCCCACGTCATCGACTTCGGCATCTCCAAGGCCGCCGACGCGAGTGCGATCACCGGCACCGGCAACCGGGTCGGAACGCCCGCCTACATGTCCCCCGAGTACCTGAGGACCGGCCACTGCGACGCGTCGTCCGACGTGTTCTCGCTCGCCGGGACACTGATCTACGCGGCGGCCGGCCGGGCCCCCTTCGGCGACGGCACCGGCGTCGACGTGATGCACCGGGTCGCGTTCGAGGAGCCCGACGCCGAGGTGATCGGCGAGATCACGGCGACCGACCCGGCGCTCGGCGCGCTGCTGGCGGCCTGCCTCGCCAAGGAACCCGAGCGACGGCCGACGCCGAGGGCGCTGATCGAGGCGGCGAGCAGGCACTTCGGTGCGTCCGCGGGGGCGCCCGGATGGCCGGAACCGCTGCTCGGCAACGTGCTGGAGCGGCAGCGGGCGTACGACGTGCTGTACCGCTTCCCCGTCGAACGGGCGGCGGAGCTGCGCTTCCCGGGCCACCGCCCGAATCCGGTGCTGCCGGTGCCGGTGCCGGCCAAGGACGCGGCGCCTGTCCCGCCGTCGGCCCCGGCCGCGGCGTCCGCCGAAACGTCCCCGGGGAAGCGGCGCCCGACGGGAGCTCTCGCCTGGGCCCGCAGACCGGTACCGGCCACGGCGGCGGCCGTCGCCCTCTGTGCCCTGGCCGCGCTGGTCTTCGTACTCGCCCGCCCGGTGGACCGCGCGACCGCCTCGCCCACGGGGCCTGCCGCGACGGACTCCGCCGACACCGGGGCCGAAGCGGGTGGCGCCTCGCCGACGCCGGGGAAACCGGACGGGAAGTCGGCCCCGACCATGTCAGGCAGCGGCACCGAGACCGCCGACGGCGCCGCCGCACCGCCACCGGTCCCCGGCTCCACCGATGTCGACGGTGACGGTGACGCCGACGGCGAGACGGACCCCACGGCCCCGGACACCCCTACGGATACAGCCACGGGCACAGGTACGGGCACGGGTACAGGCACCGGAACGCCCGGCGGCACGGGCACCGGCACCACTCCCGCTCCCTCCGCCACCCCGTCTCCGGACAGCTCCTCGACCGAGCCCGCCACCGCGCCCTGGGTCACCGACTGCACGTACTACGCGGGCAAGGCGCGCACGGCTCTCGGAGACTCGGGCAAGCGTGTCAAGCAGGTCCAGTGCATCCTGCTGAAGCGCGGGTACGACATCGGCGGTGACGTGGACGGGGCGTTCGGAGACGGGCTGGAGGCCGCGATGATGAGCTTCCAGAGCGACAAGGGACTGGCCGTGGACGGCATCGTGAAGCGGGCGACCTGGGACAACCTGCGAGCGACGAAGTGA
- a CDS encoding ABC transporter substrate-binding protein: MKTANLTLRGAALATVVLLGATACGSGDSSSTANPKVTVILGTASDSFYNTLGCGAKAEGKKLGATVDVQGATTFDPATQTPILTSTVAKKPNAIVIAPTDSKALGTPLKQANEAGIKIVTADTGLDDTSFISSAVSSNNVEGGAEAARTLAKLVGEKGKIVIIGGTPGVTTADQRIKGFEDEIKKYPNITFVGVQPSTPSGGVVEAARLTAASLSKDPDLAGIFSISTPASDGANNAIKDAGKVGKIKVVGFDAGPAQVEQLKKGTVQALIAQKAEEIGAQAVREAVNAIQGKKVTKSIGTSFVSITAANLGDANVSKYVYRSTC, from the coding sequence ATGAAGACCGCCAACCTCACCCTCAGAGGCGCTGCCCTCGCCACCGTCGTCCTCCTCGGCGCCACCGCCTGCGGGTCCGGCGATTCCTCCTCCACCGCCAACCCCAAGGTGACCGTCATCCTCGGCACCGCGTCCGACTCCTTCTACAACACCCTCGGCTGTGGGGCGAAGGCCGAGGGCAAGAAGCTCGGCGCCACCGTGGACGTCCAGGGCGCGACGACCTTCGACCCGGCCACCCAGACGCCGATCCTCACCAGCACGGTGGCCAAGAAGCCGAACGCCATCGTCATCGCGCCGACCGACTCCAAGGCCCTGGGTACGCCGCTGAAGCAGGCCAACGAGGCCGGCATCAAGATCGTGACGGCCGACACCGGCCTCGACGACACGAGCTTCATCTCCTCCGCCGTCTCCTCGAACAACGTGGAGGGCGGCGCCGAGGCGGCCCGCACGCTGGCGAAGCTCGTGGGCGAGAAGGGCAAGATCGTCATTATCGGCGGCACCCCGGGTGTCACCACGGCCGACCAGCGGATCAAGGGCTTCGAGGACGAGATCAAGAAGTACCCGAACATCACCTTCGTCGGCGTCCAGCCGTCCACCCCGAGCGGCGGCGTCGTCGAGGCGGCCCGCCTCACCGCCGCGTCCCTCTCCAAGGACCCCGACCTGGCGGGCATCTTCTCCATCAGCACCCCGGCCAGCGACGGCGCCAACAACGCCATCAAGGACGCCGGCAAGGTCGGCAAGATCAAGGTCGTCGGCTTCGACGCGGGCCCCGCGCAGGTCGAGCAGCTGAAGAAGGGCACGGTCCAGGCGCTGATCGCCCAGAAGGCGGAGGAGATCGGCGCGCAGGCGGTACGGGAAGCGGTGAACGCGATCCAGGGGAAGAAGGTGACGAAGTCGATCGGGACGTCGTTCGTGTCGATCACGGCGGCCAACCTGGGGGACGCGAACGTGAGCAAGTACGTGTACCGGTCGACCTGCTGA
- a CDS encoding ABC transporter permease, with protein MTPDTEVKSAPVGPDKDTPRPLRTAALAAAWRNMKGTRSLALVVLLILLAVFGAMYPDNFLTAYNLRSVAIEAASYCVLAIGMTFVMTTGGIDLSVGSVLIFSGVVGVKVMSALGGGGPLTLLAGLATTMATGLAWGVLNGLLVTKAKLPPLIATLATLSAAGGGALVLTNGLDLRGVPDSLVSGLGFGRFLGIPYTVWLAIGLTIGGAIVLGLTRFGTYTRTIGSNVEAARRAGVAVDRHLIKVYALCGLLAGIAAYVNLARFSTTTVGGHTGDNLQAIVATVLGGTSLFGGVGSVLGTAFGSLIPAVLSNGLVIIGLQPFWQQVAVGAVLAGVVYVDHVNRRRRTLR; from the coding sequence ATGACCCCCGACACCGAGGTGAAGTCCGCTCCCGTCGGACCGGACAAGGACACCCCCCGCCCGCTGCGCACGGCAGCTCTCGCCGCCGCCTGGCGCAACATGAAGGGCACCCGGAGCCTGGCCCTGGTCGTCCTGCTGATCCTGCTGGCCGTCTTCGGCGCCATGTACCCCGACAACTTCCTCACCGCGTACAACCTGCGCAGCGTCGCCATCGAGGCCGCCTCCTACTGTGTGCTGGCCATCGGGATGACGTTCGTGATGACCACCGGGGGCATCGACCTGTCGGTCGGCTCGGTGCTGATCTTCTCCGGGGTCGTGGGCGTGAAGGTGATGTCGGCACTGGGCGGCGGCGGCCCGCTGACCCTGCTGGCAGGCCTGGCGACGACCATGGCGACGGGCCTCGCCTGGGGCGTACTGAACGGCCTCCTGGTCACGAAGGCCAAACTCCCGCCGCTGATCGCCACGTTGGCCACCCTCTCGGCGGCAGGCGGCGGCGCCCTGGTCCTCACCAACGGCCTGGACCTGCGCGGGGTCCCCGACTCCCTGGTCAGCGGCCTCGGCTTCGGCCGCTTCCTGGGCATCCCGTACACGGTGTGGCTGGCCATCGGCCTCACCATCGGCGGCGCGATCGTCCTGGGCCTGACCCGCTTCGGCACCTACACCCGCACGATCGGCTCCAACGTCGAGGCCGCCCGCCGCGCCGGAGTCGCCGTCGACCGCCATCTGATCAAGGTGTACGCACTCTGCGGACTCCTCGCCGGAATCGCCGCGTACGTCAACCTGGCCCGCTTCTCCACCACCACCGTCGGCGGCCACACCGGCGACAACCTCCAGGCGATCGTCGCCACCGTGCTCGGCGGCACCAGCCTCTTCGGCGGGGTCGGCAGCGTCCTGGGCACCGCCTTCGGCTCCCTCATCCCGGCCGTACTGAGCAACGGCCTCGTCATCATCGGCCTCCAGCCGTTCTGGCAGCAGGTGGCGGTCGGCGCGGTCCTGGCGGGGGTCGTGTACGTCGACCACGTCAACCGACGCCGCCGCACGCTGCGTTGA
- a CDS encoding ATP-binding cassette domain-containing protein, which produces MSTPTPANTAPAGPTPGPAGPTPHGATAAASPVLELTGIVKSYGQVQALRGAALTVYPGEVVALVGDNGAGKSTTIKVISGVIQPDAGEIRVDGRPVTIPDPIAARRLGIETVYQDLALAPDLDPAENLFLGREIMRPGLLGKLGFLDRKAMRTKADEAFGSLGVGIQDTAAQVVTMSGGQRQGIAVGRAVNWADRVLLMDEPTAALGVVQTKRVGELIQRVRASGVAVVLISHNLPFVFEYADRIEVLRLGQRVARLSGATATSENVLGAMTGALTFEDASDPPVEPAAPAPPAPDTAADGSDRSEDQS; this is translated from the coding sequence ATGAGCACCCCTACTCCGGCCAACACGGCTCCGGCCGGCCCGACTCCGGGACCCGCCGGCCCGACTCCGCACGGGGCCACCGCTGCCGCCTCCCCCGTCCTCGAACTGACCGGCATCGTCAAGAGCTACGGCCAGGTCCAGGCGCTGCGCGGGGCCGCGCTCACCGTCTACCCGGGCGAGGTGGTCGCGCTGGTCGGCGACAACGGCGCCGGCAAGAGCACCACGATCAAGGTCATATCCGGGGTGATCCAGCCCGACGCGGGCGAGATACGGGTCGACGGCAGGCCGGTGACCATCCCGGACCCGATCGCCGCCCGCCGCCTGGGCATCGAGACCGTCTACCAGGACCTGGCCCTCGCACCCGATCTGGACCCCGCCGAGAACCTCTTCCTGGGCCGCGAGATCATGCGCCCCGGCCTGCTCGGCAAGCTCGGCTTCCTGGACCGGAAGGCCATGCGGACCAAGGCCGACGAGGCGTTCGGCTCCCTCGGGGTCGGCATCCAGGACACCGCCGCGCAGGTCGTCACGATGTCCGGCGGCCAGCGCCAGGGCATCGCGGTCGGCCGGGCGGTGAACTGGGCGGACCGGGTGCTGCTGATGGACGAACCGACGGCCGCACTGGGCGTCGTACAGACGAAGCGGGTCGGAGAGCTGATCCAGCGGGTCCGGGCCTCGGGCGTGGCGGTGGTCCTGATCAGCCACAATCTGCCGTTCGTCTTCGAGTACGCGGACCGTATCGAGGTGCTGCGGCTCGGGCAGCGGGTGGCCCGGCTGTCCGGCGCGACGGCCACCAGTGAGAACGTCCTCGGCGCCATGACAGGCGCACTCACCTTCGAGGACGCCTCCGATCCGCCCGTGGAGCCTGCAGCCCCGGCACCTCCAGCCCCAGACACGGCCGCCGATGGCTCCGACCGCAGCGAGGACCAGTCATGA
- a CDS encoding LacI family DNA-binding transcriptional regulator → MRTPTMREVAALAGVSIKTVSRFVNGDETVSPAIAERVRAAIDETGYRRNDLARSLRPGQRSTTLALLVGDLSNPFYGSMANGVMGVARAHGHNVVLASSDEDPEAERRGIDDLLGQRVAGLLIVPGAMDYGYLGREVAQGTPVVFLDRPALGLDADTVLLDNHGGARKATEHLIAAGHRRIGVVVAASYYTTGRRLDGYLEAMRAAFGEVDEALIARLEHGTREEAEQAAAELLALPPDRRPTALFTTTNFLTHGALRAMGPGLGPGQGPALVGFDDFPFADLLPTPVTVVSGDAYEMGREAARLLLARIAGESGPPRRVELGTVLTPRGSGELTP, encoded by the coding sequence ATGCGAACGCCCACCATGCGGGAGGTCGCCGCCCTCGCCGGGGTGTCGATCAAGACCGTCTCCCGGTTCGTCAACGGTGACGAGACGGTCTCCCCCGCGATCGCGGAGCGGGTGCGCGCTGCCATAGACGAGACCGGTTACCGGCGTAACGACCTGGCCCGGAGCCTGCGCCCCGGACAGCGCAGCACCACCCTCGCGCTGCTGGTCGGCGACCTGTCCAACCCCTTCTACGGCTCGATGGCCAACGGTGTCATGGGCGTGGCCCGCGCACACGGCCACAACGTCGTGCTGGCCAGCTCCGACGAGGACCCCGAGGCCGAGCGCCGGGGCATCGACGACCTGCTCGGGCAGCGCGTCGCCGGGCTGCTGATCGTGCCGGGCGCGATGGACTACGGCTACCTCGGCCGCGAGGTCGCACAGGGCACCCCGGTGGTCTTCCTGGACCGGCCCGCGCTGGGCCTGGACGCCGACACCGTGCTGCTGGACAACCACGGGGGCGCCCGTAAGGCCACCGAGCATCTGATCGCCGCGGGTCACCGGCGGATCGGCGTTGTGGTGGCGGCCAGCTACTACACCACCGGACGCCGTCTCGACGGCTACCTGGAAGCCATGCGCGCCGCTTTCGGCGAGGTCGACGAGGCCCTGATCGCCCGGCTGGAGCACGGCACCCGGGAGGAGGCCGAGCAGGCCGCCGCCGAACTGCTGGCGCTGCCCCCGGACCGGCGCCCCACGGCCCTGTTCACCACCACCAACTTCCTGACCCACGGCGCCCTGCGCGCCATGGGCCCGGGACTGGGCCCGGGTCAGGGACCGGCCCTGGTCGGCTTCGACGACTTCCCCTTCGCCGACCTGCTGCCCACCCCCGTGACCGTCGTGTCCGGGGACGCCTACGAGATGGGCCGCGAGGCCGCCCGACTACTGCTGGCCCGGATCGCGGGCGAGAGCGGACCACCCCGCCGGGTCGAGCTCGGCACCGTACTGACCCCCCGTGGAAGCGGAGAGCTGACGCCATGA
- a CDS encoding glycoside hydrolase family 125 protein, producing the protein MRSIDEPEGELPEGLRALSADVHRELRSLDARAADRFTGLLTGTWGRAMRPLPDGEVFVLTGDIPAMWLRDSTAQVRPYLLAADDPAVAAALTGVLRRQLRYVLADPYANSFNAEPDGSGAGYIDEPTPDPLVWEQKYEVDSLCAPLQLAYGIWRATGSLGHLTADDRFVRAARRIIALWRVEQDHENRSPYEFRRLGDDAFDSLPRGGRGAPVAPTGMTWSGFRPSDDRCHHGYLVPSNAMAAVALAGLAELATALQAPDLAADATALSAEIATGVRTHGVTAGADPTVYAYEVDGLGGQLLMDDANIPSLLSLPYLGWCDPGDQLYLRTREFVLSEGNPYYYAGSSASGIGSPHTPPGHVWPLSLTMQALTSDDAAERVRLAELLLRTDGATGSVHESFHVDDPGTFTRPWFGWGDALFAELLLDLTGRSTTRLHPHLPTTELPSP; encoded by the coding sequence ATGCGGTCGATCGACGAACCGGAAGGTGAGCTGCCGGAGGGCCTGCGCGCCCTGAGCGCCGATGTGCACCGCGAGCTGCGCTCCCTCGACGCACGTGCCGCCGACCGCTTCACCGGGCTGCTGACCGGCACCTGGGGCAGGGCCATGCGCCCGCTGCCCGACGGCGAGGTCTTCGTCCTCACCGGCGACATCCCCGCGATGTGGCTGCGCGACAGCACCGCCCAGGTCCGCCCCTACCTCCTCGCCGCCGACGATCCCGCCGTCGCCGCCGCGCTCACCGGCGTCCTGCGCCGCCAGCTGCGGTACGTCCTCGCCGACCCGTACGCCAACTCCTTCAACGCCGAACCCGACGGCTCCGGCGCCGGTTACATCGACGAGCCGACCCCCGACCCGCTGGTCTGGGAGCAGAAGTACGAGGTCGACTCGCTCTGCGCCCCGCTCCAGCTGGCCTACGGCATCTGGCGGGCCACCGGCAGCCTCGGCCACCTCACCGCCGACGACCGCTTCGTCCGCGCCGCCCGCCGGATCATCGCCCTGTGGCGGGTCGAGCAGGACCACGAGAACCGCTCGCCGTACGAGTTCCGGCGCCTCGGCGACGACGCGTTCGACTCGCTGCCGCGCGGCGGCCGGGGCGCGCCGGTCGCGCCCACCGGCATGACCTGGTCAGGCTTCCGCCCCAGCGACGACCGCTGCCACCACGGCTACCTGGTCCCGTCCAACGCCATGGCCGCCGTGGCCCTCGCCGGCCTCGCCGAACTGGCGACGGCGCTCCAAGCCCCCGACCTCGCCGCCGACGCCACGGCCCTCTCGGCCGAGATCGCCACCGGGGTACGTACACACGGGGTGACCGCGGGGGCAGACCCGACGGTGTACGCGTACGAAGTCGACGGTCTCGGCGGGCAGTTGCTGATGGACGACGCCAACATCCCGAGCCTGCTCTCGCTGCCCTACCTCGGCTGGTGCGACCCGGGCGACCAGCTCTACCTGCGCACCCGCGAGTTCGTCCTCAGCGAAGGCAACCCCTACTACTACGCGGGCAGTTCGGCCTCCGGCATCGGCAGCCCGCACACCCCGCCCGGCCACGTCTGGCCGCTCTCCCTCACCATGCAGGCGCTGACCAGCGACGACGCGGCCGAGCGGGTCCGCCTCGCCGAGCTGCTGCTGCGCACCGACGGGGCCACCGGCTCCGTGCACGAGAGCTTCCACGTCGACGATCCCGGGACCTTCACGCGCCCCTGGTTCGGCTGGGGCGACGCCCTCTTCGCAGAGCTGCTCCTCGACCTCACGGGCCGCTCGACGACCCGCCTGCATCCTCACCTGCCCACCACCGAACTGCCCTCACCGTAA
- a CDS encoding response regulator transcription factor, whose protein sequence is MCANIVVAEDDAKQAELVRRYLEHEGHTVTVVEDGRTALETVRHQEPDLVVLDVMMPRADGLDVVRILRAERREVPVLMLTARSTEDDLLLGLDLGADDYMTKPFSPRELTARVRTLLRRNRRGTDPAPVTVPAPAPAPEPEAAPDGEVLAVGALRVDPARHEVSVAGAPVECTPGEFRILAAMAAQPGRVFTRARLLEELHGFDKYISGRTVDVHIMNLRKKIERAPRRPSRIVTVFGVGYKLTDPARNVRHASS, encoded by the coding sequence GTGTGCGCAAACATTGTGGTCGCTGAAGACGACGCGAAGCAGGCCGAACTGGTGCGCCGCTATCTGGAGCACGAGGGTCACACCGTCACGGTCGTCGAGGACGGCCGGACCGCTCTGGAGACGGTCCGGCACCAGGAACCCGACCTGGTCGTCCTCGACGTGATGATGCCCAGAGCCGACGGCCTGGACGTCGTACGGATCCTGCGCGCCGAACGCCGGGAGGTGCCGGTGCTGATGCTGACGGCCCGCAGCACCGAGGACGATCTGCTGCTCGGCCTCGACCTCGGCGCCGACGACTACATGACCAAGCCGTTCAGCCCGCGCGAACTGACGGCCCGAGTACGGACGTTGCTGCGCCGCAACCGGCGTGGCACCGATCCGGCGCCCGTGACCGTACCCGCCCCCGCACCTGCCCCCGAGCCCGAAGCGGCCCCGGACGGCGAGGTGTTGGCGGTCGGCGCACTCCGGGTCGATCCGGCGCGGCACGAGGTGTCGGTCGCCGGGGCGCCCGTCGAGTGCACGCCCGGTGAGTTCCGTATCCTCGCGGCGATGGCGGCCCAGCCCGGCCGGGTCTTCACCCGGGCGCGGCTCCTGGAGGAACTGCACGGCTTCGACAAGTACATCAGCGGCCGGACCGTCGACGTGCACATCATGAACCTGCGCAAGAAGATCGAGCGCGCCCCACGACGCCCGTCCCGCATCGTCACCGTCTTCGGAGTCGGCTACAAACTGACGGACCCCGCGAGGAACGTGCGCCATGCGTCGTCCTGA